A genome region from Brienomyrus brachyistius isolate T26 chromosome 23, BBRACH_0.4, whole genome shotgun sequence includes the following:
- the tmem170b gene encoding transmembrane protein 170B, whose translation MPASGPSLGSLTKASGRSMHKDYSINLSIQQVLSLWVQGTVPTLQHFTEMWYWVFLWCLFSSLLLHGAVGLLMLVALQRHRRGRLITLLLVSVGFLASLSGAVITSAAVAGVYRVAGKDMTPLEALVFGVGQTALTVIISLSRILATL comes from the exons ATGCCTGCATCAGGACCCTCGCTCGGCAGCTTGACCAAGGCGAGCGGCAGAAGCATGCACAAGGACTACTCGATTAACCTGTCCATACAGCAGGTGCTGAGCCTGTGGGTGCAGGGCACGGTGCCGACGCTCCAGCATTTCACCG AGATGTGGTACTGGGTCTTCCTCTGgtgcctcttctcctctctgctgctCCACGGCGCCGTGGGCCTGCTGATGTTGGTGGCTCTGCAGAGACACCGGAGGGGCCGCCTCATCACCCTGCTGCTGGTCAGCGTGGGATTCCTGGCCTCCCTCAGCGGAGCCGTCATCACCA GTGCTGCAGTGGCAGGGGTGTATCGGGTGGCAGGGAAGGACATGACCCCCTTGGAGGCGCTGGTGTTCGGCGTGGGACAGACAGCCCTCACAGTCATCATCTCCCTCTCGCGAATCCTCGCCACACTCTGA